In Aegilops tauschii subsp. strangulata cultivar AL8/78 chromosome 3, Aet v6.0, whole genome shotgun sequence, one genomic interval encodes:
- the LOC109749613 gene encoding putative protein phosphatase 2C 23, with protein MASAYKDALETVPRPICPYTLLQRAYKGAASSGVPGASTAVLLSLVGDTLRWANVGDSGFAVLRGGAIVHRSRPQLARFNCPLQLAAKGADSVTEAEVGETAVRDGDIVVVAADGLFDNMFDAELEPVVRMGTALGFSPKNMADIIAGIAYEMSWSKVKDSPFSVGYRKHTGSQRCGGKQDDITVVVAFIVSTQLEGVGVGVDKVEDDAASNSIWMDQVKMKKRAYELKNVSGPSLGAKSDSVDSGNRRTLQRSNSGPISRARGRWY; from the coding sequence ATGGCGAGCGCCTACAAAGACGCGCTGGAGACGGTGCCCAGGCCCATCTGCCCCTACACGCTGCTGCAACGGGCCTACAAGGGCGCGGCCTCGTCGGGCGTGCCTGGGGCGTCCACGGCGGTCCTTCTCTCGCTCGTCGGGGACACCCTCAGGTGGGCCAACGTGGGTGACAGCGGCTTCGCCGTGCTCCGCGGCGGCGCGATCGTGCACCGCTCGCGGCCGCAGCTGGCCCGCTTCAACTGCCCGCTCCAGCTCGCCGCCAAGGGCGCCGACAGCGTCACCGAGGCGGAGGTGGGCGAGACCGCGGTGAGGGACGGCGACATCGTGGTGGTGGCCGCGGACGGGCTGTTCGACAACATGTTCGACGCGGAACTCGAGCCCGTCGTGCGGATGGGCACGGCGCTGGGCTTCTCGCCCAAGAACATGGCGGACATCATTGCCGGCATCGCCTACGAGATGTCGTGGAGCAAGGTCAAGGACTCGCCGTTCAGCGTCGGCTACCGGAAGCACACGGGGAGTCAACGGTGCGGCGGGAAGCAAGATGACATAACCGTCGTCGTCGCCTTCATCGTCTCCACTCAGCTGGAGGGCGTGGGCGTGGGCGTCGACAAGGTTGAAGATGATGCAGCTTCAAATTCTATCTGGATGGATCAAGTCAAGATGAAGAAAAGGGCATACGAACTTAAGAACGTATCTGGGCCATCTCTCGGTGCAAAAAGCGATTCCGTCGACAGTGGAAATCGGCGTACATTGCAGCGTTCCAATTCCGGGCCGATTTCTCGTGCCAGAGGTCGTTGGTATTGA
- the LOC109749614 gene encoding uncharacterized protein, which produces MPSWKDGEESSDEEELVGMDLEQHWANPDTTIDPSFCGRAADASITCRLHLAPCMKYVAFEGKDTGRRFYGCAVPHDGIDCGVAQWVDAPWPSILQRCLEKIWEMFHEENHGRMIDHEKYKKELDKVNKQLDTLGDQYSQLVEEVTKMFDWADQNNRVMSDEEFKQKQMDVDKDMEKLAISKEKQSADFGKMKEMEKLAQELKEMKCILRSQGGIIRNTRKERDEMKKERDRLVEEKKKLEFLVGDLMKAGHGNKDKLAKIKSILDE; this is translated from the exons ATGCCGTCGTGGAAGGATGGAGAGGAGAGCAGCGACGAGGAGGAGCTGGTCGGCATGGATCTGGAGCAGCACTGG GCGAACCCTGACACCACTATAGATCCATCCTTCTGTGGTAGAGCTGCAGATGCAAGCATCACATGTAGACTGCACTTGGCCCCATGCATGAAATATGTTGCATTTGAAGGAAAGGACACTGGGAGGAGGTTCTATGGATGTGCTGTTCCTCAT GATGGTATTGACTGTGGAGTTGCTCAGTGGGTTGATGCCCCATGGCCTTCTATTCTGCAAAGATGTTTGGAGAAGATATGGGAGATGTTTCATGAGGAGAATCATGGCAGAATGATTGACCATGAGAAGTATAAGAAAGAGTTGGACAAGGTCAACAAGCAGTTGGATACACTTGGGGATCAGTACAGTCAGCTGGTTGAGGAAGTCACCAAGATGTTTGATTGGGCAGATCAGAACAACAGGGTCATGAGTGATGAAGAGTTCAAGCAGAAGCAGATGGATGTGGACAAGGACATGGAGAAGCTAGCTATCAGCAAGGAGAAGCAGAGTGCTGACTTTGGCAAGATGAAGGAGATGGAGAAGCTGGCTCAGGAGCTGAAGGAGATGAAGTGCATTCTTAGGTCTCAGGGGGGGATCATTAGGAACACAAGGAAGGAGAGGGATGAGATGAAGAAAGAGAGGGACAGGCTggtagaggagaagaagaagctgGAGTTTCTGGTGGGTGATCTTATGAAAGCTGGTCATGGCAACAAGGACAAGCTTGCCAAGATCAAGTCAATCCTTGATGAGTGA